The Vidua macroura isolate BioBank_ID:100142 chromosome 9, ASM2450914v1, whole genome shotgun sequence genome has a window encoding:
- the PODN gene encoding podocan isoform X1, with the protein MLLTWHELREPVGAREMFFSIHLISDSKGAMPAGGRALLALLGLPALLALGCAADSDFAEGGPERRQPGPGPACPRECGCTQEGVVDCGGIDLKEFPLLLPELTNHLSLQNNQIEEIFPEELARLYRLETLNLQNNRLTSKGLPEEAFEHLENLNYLYLANNKLTVAPKFLPNTLISADFAANYLTKIYGLTFGQKPNLRSVYLHNNKLSDAGLPDNMFNGSNNVEILIMSSNFLKYVPKNLPPALYKLHLQSNKLEKIPRGAFSELAGLRELYLQNNYLSNEGMDNETFWKLSSLEYLDLSSNNLSQIPSGLPRNIVLLHLEKNAIKVIDRDVLTQIKNLEYLLLHNNKLKARGIHPLAFQGLKKLHTVHLYNNMLERIPSGLPRRVKTLMILHNQISEINRNDFATTYFLEELNLSYNKLTSPQIHREAFRKLRQLKSLDLSGNNLHTVPFGFPKNLQVLKLKENEISTIPKGTLSGMTKLRELYLSNNKLKVNSIYSRAWRELSSLQSLDMAGNQLTSIPLGLPESLEYLYLQNNKITTVSENAFESTPKIKGIYLRFNKIAVGALKESTFQNLKHLQVLDIEGNLEFSNSSKNKDDSEEEMEDEEEEEEEELR; encoded by the exons ATGTTACTGACATGGCATGAGCTGAGAGAGCCTGTGGGGGCAAGAGAAATGTTCTTCTCCATTCATCTCATTTCTGACAGCAAAG GGGCGATGCCCGCCGGCGGCCGGgcgctgctggcgctgctggggctcccggcgctgctggccctgggctgcGCCGCCGACAGCGACTTCGCCGAGGGCGGCCCGGAGCGGCGGcagcccgggcccggccccgcctgCCCCCGCGAGTGCGGCTGCACCCAGGAGGGCGTCGTGGACTGCGGCGGCATCGACCTCAAGGAGTtcccgctgctgctgcccgaGCTGACCAACCACCTCTCCCTGCAG AATAACCAAATAGAAGAAATCTTTCCAGAAGAGCTTGCTCGTCTTTATAGACTGGAAACTCTCAATTTGCAAAACAACAGGCTGACTTCAAAAG GGTTACCAGAGGAAGCGTTTGAGCATCTGGAGAACCTGAATTACCTGTACCTGGCAAACAATAAG CTAACAGTGGCTCCAAAATTCCTACCAAATACCTTGATCAGTGCAGATTTTGCAGCCAATTATCTCACTAAGATATATGGGCTCACATTTGGACAGAAACCAAACTTGAG ATCTGTGTATCTTCATAACAACAAACTTTCAGATGCTGGGTTACCTGATAATATGTTCAATGGCTCTAATAATGTGGAGATACTCATCATGTCCAGCAATTTCTTGAAGTATGTTCCAAAGAATCTCCCTCCAGCACTATATAAATTACACTTACAG AGCAACAAGCTGGAGAAGATTCCCAGAGGAGCCTTCAGCGAGCTTGCCGGTCTGCGGGAGCTGTATTTGCAGAATAACTACTTGTCTAATGAGGGAATGGACAATGAAACTTTCTG GAAATTGTCTAGTCTTGAATATCTGGATTTGTCCAGCAATAACCTCTCACAAATCCCAAGTGGTTTACCTCGAAACATCGTCCTCCTCCACCTGGAGAAGAATGCAATTAAGGTGATTGACAGAGATGTCTTGACCCAAATTAAGAACCTGGAGTACCTTCTGCTCCACAATAACAAATTAAAAGCCCGAGGTATTCACCCCTTAGCCTTCCAGGGCTTAAAGAAGCTGCACACTGTCCATCTGTACAACAACATGCTGGAAAGGATCCCCAGCGGGCTGCCCCGGCGAGTGAAGACACTGATGATCCTTCATAACCAGATCTCAGAGATTAACAGGAATGACTTTGCTACCACTTACTTCCTTGAAGAGCTGAACCTGAGCTACAACAAGCTCACAAGTCCCCAGATCCATCGGGAGGCCTTCCGTAAACTGCGGCAACTGAAGTCTCTGGATCTTTCTGGAAACAATCTCCACACGGTGCCTTTTGGCTTTCCAAAGAACTTGCAGGTTCTGAAGCTGAAGGAGAACGAGATAAGCACCATCCCAAAAGGGACTTTGTCTGGGATGACAAAACTGAGGGAACTGTATTTGAGCAACAATAAACTGAAAGTAAATTCAATTTATTCAAGAGCATGGAGAGAACTCAGCAGTCTTCAG TCACTAGACATGGCTGGCAACCAACTGACATCTATCCCATTAGGCCTGCCAGAATCTCTGGAATATCTGTATCTCCAGAACAACAAGATCACAACGGTTTCAGAGAATGCTTTTGAATCCACACCCAAAATAAAGGGGATTTACCTCAG gtTTAATAAGATTGCAGTTGGAGCACTGAAAGAAAGTACCTTCCAAAACCTGAAGCACTTACAGGTACTGGATATTGAAGGGAACCTTGAATTCAGCAACAGTTCAAAGAATAAGGATGACTCAGAAGAGGAAatggaggatgaggaagaggaagaggaagaagaactGAGATAA
- the PODN gene encoding podocan isoform X2 translates to MPAGGRALLALLGLPALLALGCAADSDFAEGGPERRQPGPGPACPRECGCTQEGVVDCGGIDLKEFPLLLPELTNHLSLQNNQIEEIFPEELARLYRLETLNLQNNRLTSKGLPEEAFEHLENLNYLYLANNKLTVAPKFLPNTLISADFAANYLTKIYGLTFGQKPNLRSVYLHNNKLSDAGLPDNMFNGSNNVEILIMSSNFLKYVPKNLPPALYKLHLQSNKLEKIPRGAFSELAGLRELYLQNNYLSNEGMDNETFWKLSSLEYLDLSSNNLSQIPSGLPRNIVLLHLEKNAIKVIDRDVLTQIKNLEYLLLHNNKLKARGIHPLAFQGLKKLHTVHLYNNMLERIPSGLPRRVKTLMILHNQISEINRNDFATTYFLEELNLSYNKLTSPQIHREAFRKLRQLKSLDLSGNNLHTVPFGFPKNLQVLKLKENEISTIPKGTLSGMTKLRELYLSNNKLKVNSIYSRAWRELSSLQSLDMAGNQLTSIPLGLPESLEYLYLQNNKITTVSENAFESTPKIKGIYLRFNKIAVGALKESTFQNLKHLQVLDIEGNLEFSNSSKNKDDSEEEMEDEEEEEEEELR, encoded by the exons ATGCCCGCCGGCGGCCGGgcgctgctggcgctgctggggctcccggcgctgctggccctgggctgcGCCGCCGACAGCGACTTCGCCGAGGGCGGCCCGGAGCGGCGGcagcccgggcccggccccgcctgCCCCCGCGAGTGCGGCTGCACCCAGGAGGGCGTCGTGGACTGCGGCGGCATCGACCTCAAGGAGTtcccgctgctgctgcccgaGCTGACCAACCACCTCTCCCTGCAG AATAACCAAATAGAAGAAATCTTTCCAGAAGAGCTTGCTCGTCTTTATAGACTGGAAACTCTCAATTTGCAAAACAACAGGCTGACTTCAAAAG GGTTACCAGAGGAAGCGTTTGAGCATCTGGAGAACCTGAATTACCTGTACCTGGCAAACAATAAG CTAACAGTGGCTCCAAAATTCCTACCAAATACCTTGATCAGTGCAGATTTTGCAGCCAATTATCTCACTAAGATATATGGGCTCACATTTGGACAGAAACCAAACTTGAG ATCTGTGTATCTTCATAACAACAAACTTTCAGATGCTGGGTTACCTGATAATATGTTCAATGGCTCTAATAATGTGGAGATACTCATCATGTCCAGCAATTTCTTGAAGTATGTTCCAAAGAATCTCCCTCCAGCACTATATAAATTACACTTACAG AGCAACAAGCTGGAGAAGATTCCCAGAGGAGCCTTCAGCGAGCTTGCCGGTCTGCGGGAGCTGTATTTGCAGAATAACTACTTGTCTAATGAGGGAATGGACAATGAAACTTTCTG GAAATTGTCTAGTCTTGAATATCTGGATTTGTCCAGCAATAACCTCTCACAAATCCCAAGTGGTTTACCTCGAAACATCGTCCTCCTCCACCTGGAGAAGAATGCAATTAAGGTGATTGACAGAGATGTCTTGACCCAAATTAAGAACCTGGAGTACCTTCTGCTCCACAATAACAAATTAAAAGCCCGAGGTATTCACCCCTTAGCCTTCCAGGGCTTAAAGAAGCTGCACACTGTCCATCTGTACAACAACATGCTGGAAAGGATCCCCAGCGGGCTGCCCCGGCGAGTGAAGACACTGATGATCCTTCATAACCAGATCTCAGAGATTAACAGGAATGACTTTGCTACCACTTACTTCCTTGAAGAGCTGAACCTGAGCTACAACAAGCTCACAAGTCCCCAGATCCATCGGGAGGCCTTCCGTAAACTGCGGCAACTGAAGTCTCTGGATCTTTCTGGAAACAATCTCCACACGGTGCCTTTTGGCTTTCCAAAGAACTTGCAGGTTCTGAAGCTGAAGGAGAACGAGATAAGCACCATCCCAAAAGGGACTTTGTCTGGGATGACAAAACTGAGGGAACTGTATTTGAGCAACAATAAACTGAAAGTAAATTCAATTTATTCAAGAGCATGGAGAGAACTCAGCAGTCTTCAG TCACTAGACATGGCTGGCAACCAACTGACATCTATCCCATTAGGCCTGCCAGAATCTCTGGAATATCTGTATCTCCAGAACAACAAGATCACAACGGTTTCAGAGAATGCTTTTGAATCCACACCCAAAATAAAGGGGATTTACCTCAG gtTTAATAAGATTGCAGTTGGAGCACTGAAAGAAAGTACCTTCCAAAACCTGAAGCACTTACAGGTACTGGATATTGAAGGGAACCTTGAATTCAGCAACAGTTCAAAGAATAAGGATGACTCAGAAGAGGAAatggaggatgaggaagaggaagaggaagaagaactGAGATAA